A single genomic interval of Zingiber officinale cultivar Zhangliang chromosome 4A, Zo_v1.1, whole genome shotgun sequence harbors:
- the LOC121972607 gene encoding proline-rich receptor-like protein kinase PERK2, with protein sequence MVRGAHTTTVIIILRTVDISFDFISPPPPPPPLPADAMSRSSHQTKLKTPPRGLFSCGMFRNCTQSILSPTASPGSPTAFVPSTSSPPPSDNPPPPTSSPPPHPQSFGSANPPRRTESERPPGSSSSSSSSSTSQSFTQWRFPLQHHHQQQAAPEPERISPALDPYAAASFNLAEAFRAAELQFASGARLPALRLLEKFLAPDASPTPITCPPAVMSGVVAALRDQTSARPAAKVLLALLLSEHNRRAAVDAGASSAAVEAVAASGPAGVTAERALAALELLCTVPDGAEEVRGHSAAAAALAGAVEGMSGRGRECAIGVMAAIYGGADARDVPPEVGRAVVAAMQGECSARGRRKGAQLLRALQENGRLNIPTDTAIGQP encoded by the exons ATGGTGCGCGGGGCTCACACTACAACTGTCATTATTATATTACGCACGGTGGATATAAGTTTCG ATTTCatttcgccgccgccgccgccgccgccgttgcCGGCCGACGCAATGAGTCGGAGTAGCCACCAAACGAAGCTGAAGACTCCGCCTCGGGGCCTCTTCTCCTGCGGGATGTTCCGGAACTGCACGCAGTCCATCCTCAGCCCGACCGCCTCTCCCGGCTCCCCCACTGCCTTCGTCCCCTCCACCTCCTCGCCTCCTCCATCTGACAATCCTCCGCCTCCGACTTCCTCTCCGCCGCCGCATCCTCAGTCGTTCGGGAGCGCCAACCCGCCGCGGCGCACTGAATCCGAACGGCCTCCCGGTTCCTCCTCGTCCTCTTCCTCCTCGTCCACTTCCCAGAGTTTCACCCAGTGGAGATTCCCACTCCAGCACCATCACCAACAGCAGGCGGCACCGGAGCCGGAGCGGATCTCGCCGGCCCTGGACCCGTACGCCGCCGCGTCCTTCAACCTCGCCGAGGCATTCCGAGCCGCGGAGCTCCAGTTCGCCTCCGGCGCCCGCCTACCAGCTCTGCGCCTGCTGGAGAAGTTCCTGGCGCCGGACGCTTCGCCGACGCCGATAACCTGCCCTCCTGCAGTAATGTCCGGTGTGGTAGCTGCCCTGCGCGATCAGACCTCCGCGCGGCCTGCGGCCAAGGTGCTTCTCGCGCTGCTTCTGTCGGAGCACAACCGGAGGGCCGCGGTGGACGCAGGGGCGTCGTCCGCCGCAGTGGAGGCCGTGGCAGCGTCGGGACCAGCGGGTGTGACCGCGGAGCGAGCGCTGGCGGCGCTGGAGCTCCTTTGCACGGTCCCAGACGGCGCCGAGGAGGTGCGAGGGCACTCGGCTGCCGCTGCGGCGCTAGCAGGAGCAGTGGAAGGAATGTCCGGGAGGGGGAGGGAGTGCGCCATCGGGGTGATGGCCGCGATCTACGGCGGGGCAGATGCAAGGGATGTTCCACCGGAGGTGGGGAGAGCGGTGGTGGCGGCCATGCAGGGGGAATGCAGCGCGCGGGGGAGGCGGAAGGGGGCCCAGTTGCTGCGCGCACTACAGGAAAACGGCCGGTTGAATATCCCCACCGACACAGCCATCGGGCAGCCGTGA
- the LOC121970538 gene encoding MACPF domain-containing protein NSL1-like isoform X2, whose protein sequence is MAEQFNQVLSSPGKIPSGLFNSMFGFRGCWQKDASTTKSLAFDGWYITLYSVELVSSHIVLLDRIKQEVPSSWDPAALAEFIQKYGTHIIVGLSVGGKDVIYLKQQKDSLLQESEVQSLLKKLVDERFSETSKGDNILVNDESSRKMKVNNFEKHYMQTSVSVQSTMVSQTKNGDITSNFVRRGGIDKGQSHNQWLVTIPQAPNLVTLFLVPITSLLNGVKGSGFLSHAVNLYCRYKPPIEELCYFLEFQIPRQWAPAFGELPLGPQRKKQSLQWLQFTLMGPRLYVNNIQVDSQKCPVTGIRLYLEGKRNDRLAIHLQHLSTQPNTINLSDATVCAGDDSSSNQRAYFEPVKWALFSHICTAPVQYNVTSFGDSAHIVTKAWLEVKEFGMRKVLFLRLAFSNVPSMKIRRSEWDAPTTISQKSGSISALISSRFSTGLIPEPKGKVEVNSAIYPKGPPMPIRMPRMARYVDITEVSRGPDDLPGYWVVTGAKLCVEGGKIFLQVKYSLLIEMLEDDFLS, encoded by the exons ATGGCAGAGCAATTCAACCAGGTTCTTTCTTCGCCGGGAAAAATTCCCTCTGGTTTGTTCAATTCCATGTTTGGTTTCAGAGGGTGCTGGCAGAAGGACGCATCAACCACCAAGAGTCTTGCCTTCGACGGCTGGTACATAACACTATACAGTGTCGAGCTTGTGAGCTCTCATATTGTGTTGCTCGATAGAATTAAGCAGGAAGTTCCTTCCTCATGGGATCCTGCTGCGCTGGCTGA GTTTATTCAAAAATATGGCACACACATAATTGTTGGTTTGTCAGTGGGCGGTAAAGATGTGATCTACCTGAAGCAGCAGAAGGATTCGCTTCTTCAGGAAAGTGAGGTGCAAAGTTTGCTAAAGAAATTAGTAGACGAGAGATTTTCAGAAACATCAAAAGGAGATAATATCTTGGTTAATGATGAATCTTCTAGAAAGATGAAG GTCAATAACTTTGAGAAGCACTATATGCAGACATCGGTGTCTGTTCAATCAACTATGGTATCACAGACAAAGAATGGT GATATTACAAGTAATTTTGTACGAAGAGGAGGAATTGACAAAGGGCAAAGCCACAACCAATGGCTTGTAACTATACCACAAGCCCCGAATTTGGTGACATTGTTTTTAGTGCCTATAACTTCTCTGTTAAATGGTGTTAAAGGAAGTGGGTTTCTAAGTCATGCGGTGAATCTTTATTGCCGAT ATAAACCACCGATTGAAGAACTGTGCTATTTTCTGGAATTCCAAATACCTCGTCAATGGGCTCCAGCATTTGGTGAACTCCCTCTTGGTCCGCAACGAAAAAAACAGAGTTTACAGTGGCTCCAGTTTACACTGATGGGTCCCAGGCTATATGTCAACAACATTCAG GTTGATTCTCAGAAATGTCCTGTGACGGGTATTCGATTGTACCTTGAAGGCAAGAGGAACGACCGCTTAGCAATTCATCTTCAGCATCTCTCTACACAACCAAACACAATCAATCTCTCTGATGCCACTGTTTGTGCTGGAGACGACAGCTCGTCGAACCAACGTGCCTATTTTGAACCCGTTAAGTGGGCACTGTTCTCACACATCTGCACGGCTCCAGTGCAATACAACGTGACTTCCTTTGGCGATTCTGCTCACATAGTGACCAAGGCTTGGCTGGAAGTAAAAGAGTTTGGCATGAGGAAGGTGCTTTTTCTCCGGCTCGCATTCTCCAACGTCCCTTCGATGAAAATTCGGCGGTCGGAGTGGGATGCACCGACTACTATCTCTCAAAAGTCAGGCTCCATCTCAGCCTTGATCAGCTCGCGCTTCAGCACAGGTTTGATACCGGAACCGAAGGGCAAGGTGGAAGTGAATTCTGCAATCTATCCAAAAGGCCCACCGATGCCTATCCGAATGCCAAGGATGGCACGGTACGTGGACATTACTGAGGTGTCGAGAGGCCCGGATGATCTGCCAGGGTATTGGGTCGTCACTGGTGCTAAGTTATGCGTAGAAGGTGGAAAGATTTTTCTTCAGGTTAAATATTCCTTGTTGATAGAAATGCTAGAGGATGATTTTTTGAGCTGA
- the LOC121970538 gene encoding MACPF domain-containing protein NSL1-like isoform X1 yields MTVDPRRSYLTPVAAAEKAVAAIGCGYDLCCDSSFSYVKPGLDGSRLIELDQTLVQDLVLPGGVVVPNVPKAIKCDRGGRMRYRSDVLSFNQMAEQFNQVLSSPGKIPSGLFNSMFGFRGCWQKDASTTKSLAFDGWYITLYSVELVSSHIVLLDRIKQEVPSSWDPAALAEFIQKYGTHIIVGLSVGGKDVIYLKQQKDSLLQESEVQSLLKKLVDERFSETSKGDNILVNDESSRKMKVNNFEKHYMQTSVSVQSTMVSQTKNGDITSNFVRRGGIDKGQSHNQWLVTIPQAPNLVTLFLVPITSLLNGVKGSGFLSHAVNLYCRYKPPIEELCYFLEFQIPRQWAPAFGELPLGPQRKKQSLQWLQFTLMGPRLYVNNIQVDSQKCPVTGIRLYLEGKRNDRLAIHLQHLSTQPNTINLSDATVCAGDDSSSNQRAYFEPVKWALFSHICTAPVQYNVTSFGDSAHIVTKAWLEVKEFGMRKVLFLRLAFSNVPSMKIRRSEWDAPTTISQKSGSISALISSRFSTGLIPEPKGKVEVNSAIYPKGPPMPIRMPRMARYVDITEVSRGPDDLPGYWVVTGAKLCVEGGKIFLQVKYSLLIEMLEDDFLS; encoded by the exons ATGACGGTGGATCCACGTCGGAGCTATTTGACACCGGTGGCGGCGGCGGAGAAGGCCGTCGCAGCGATCGGATGTGGGTACGATCTATGCTGCGACTCCTCCTTCTCCTACGTGAAGCCCGGCCTCGATGGCTCCCGCTTGATCGAGCTGGACCAAACCCTCGTTCAAGATCTCGTTCTGCCGGGCGGTGTCGTCGTCCCTAATGTTCCCAAGGCCAtcaagtgcgatagaggggggaggaTGAGGTACCGGAGCGATGTCCTCTCATTTAACCAG ATGGCAGAGCAATTCAACCAGGTTCTTTCTTCGCCGGGAAAAATTCCCTCTGGTTTGTTCAATTCCATGTTTGGTTTCAGAGGGTGCTGGCAGAAGGACGCATCAACCACCAAGAGTCTTGCCTTCGACGGCTGGTACATAACACTATACAGTGTCGAGCTTGTGAGCTCTCATATTGTGTTGCTCGATAGAATTAAGCAGGAAGTTCCTTCCTCATGGGATCCTGCTGCGCTGGCTGA GTTTATTCAAAAATATGGCACACACATAATTGTTGGTTTGTCAGTGGGCGGTAAAGATGTGATCTACCTGAAGCAGCAGAAGGATTCGCTTCTTCAGGAAAGTGAGGTGCAAAGTTTGCTAAAGAAATTAGTAGACGAGAGATTTTCAGAAACATCAAAAGGAGATAATATCTTGGTTAATGATGAATCTTCTAGAAAGATGAAG GTCAATAACTTTGAGAAGCACTATATGCAGACATCGGTGTCTGTTCAATCAACTATGGTATCACAGACAAAGAATGGT GATATTACAAGTAATTTTGTACGAAGAGGAGGAATTGACAAAGGGCAAAGCCACAACCAATGGCTTGTAACTATACCACAAGCCCCGAATTTGGTGACATTGTTTTTAGTGCCTATAACTTCTCTGTTAAATGGTGTTAAAGGAAGTGGGTTTCTAAGTCATGCGGTGAATCTTTATTGCCGAT ATAAACCACCGATTGAAGAACTGTGCTATTTTCTGGAATTCCAAATACCTCGTCAATGGGCTCCAGCATTTGGTGAACTCCCTCTTGGTCCGCAACGAAAAAAACAGAGTTTACAGTGGCTCCAGTTTACACTGATGGGTCCCAGGCTATATGTCAACAACATTCAG GTTGATTCTCAGAAATGTCCTGTGACGGGTATTCGATTGTACCTTGAAGGCAAGAGGAACGACCGCTTAGCAATTCATCTTCAGCATCTCTCTACACAACCAAACACAATCAATCTCTCTGATGCCACTGTTTGTGCTGGAGACGACAGCTCGTCGAACCAACGTGCCTATTTTGAACCCGTTAAGTGGGCACTGTTCTCACACATCTGCACGGCTCCAGTGCAATACAACGTGACTTCCTTTGGCGATTCTGCTCACATAGTGACCAAGGCTTGGCTGGAAGTAAAAGAGTTTGGCATGAGGAAGGTGCTTTTTCTCCGGCTCGCATTCTCCAACGTCCCTTCGATGAAAATTCGGCGGTCGGAGTGGGATGCACCGACTACTATCTCTCAAAAGTCAGGCTCCATCTCAGCCTTGATCAGCTCGCGCTTCAGCACAGGTTTGATACCGGAACCGAAGGGCAAGGTGGAAGTGAATTCTGCAATCTATCCAAAAGGCCCACCGATGCCTATCCGAATGCCAAGGATGGCACGGTACGTGGACATTACTGAGGTGTCGAGAGGCCCGGATGATCTGCCAGGGTATTGGGTCGTCACTGGTGCTAAGTTATGCGTAGAAGGTGGAAAGATTTTTCTTCAGGTTAAATATTCCTTGTTGATAGAAATGCTAGAGGATGATTTTTTGAGCTGA